From Pseudobacteroides sp., a single genomic window includes:
- a CDS encoding DUF3369 domain-containing protein: MSLERIEKEFHSSVDDEMILLLDNDEEQKECLDYWNILVVDDEASVHSITKIILEEFKYGDKGLKIYDAYTEEEAMRIITEQPEIAVVLLDVVMNSDDSGFKFIKYVREELGNKLVRIILRTGQPGQAPERKVIIDYDINDYKLKSEITADRLFVSVFTALRSYNDMKVLEDSKKSLEKIIKSSHELYKNQSFNSLIASMLLQLNSILIGSNVVEVSDVSILEATKKGDSFYIESAVGCCFDCIGKRIEDALPQKSLEMINKAVREKDKVYEEQNFVSYFQSSLGSENIIFIKNNKEFNELERDLTEIFCSNISMAFDNFYLKQEINTSHKEIIFTLGEIAETRSNETGFHVKRVAEYSRVIAIESGLSEEEAELISIASTMHDVGKLGIPDSILNKPGKLTSDEFECIKTHSSIGYNMLKHSKGKIISVASVIALQHHEKYDGTGYPNRLSGEEIDLHARIVAIADVFDALASKRVYKESWDIERIIELFKNEAGKHFDPRLTAIFLNNIDYMLNIKNSFPD, encoded by the coding sequence ATGAGTTTGGAAAGAATAGAAAAGGAGTTTCATAGTTCTGTTGATGATGAAATGATTCTTTTATTGGATAATGATGAGGAGCAAAAGGAATGTTTAGACTACTGGAATATATTGGTAGTTGATGATGAGGCTTCTGTTCATAGCATAACAAAAATTATTCTTGAGGAGTTTAAGTATGGGGACAAAGGTCTTAAGATATATGATGCTTACACAGAAGAGGAAGCAATGAGGATAATTACTGAACAACCGGAAATTGCAGTTGTTCTACTGGATGTTGTTATGAATTCAGATGATAGTGGATTCAAATTTATTAAATATGTCAGAGAGGAACTGGGAAACAAGCTTGTCAGAATTATCTTAAGGACAGGACAGCCAGGACAAGCACCCGAGCGAAAAGTTATTATTGATTATGATATCAATGACTATAAGCTTAAGTCTGAAATTACTGCAGATAGGTTGTTTGTATCTGTATTTACTGCTTTAAGATCGTATAACGATATGAAGGTATTGGAAGACAGCAAAAAAAGTCTAGAGAAAATAATAAAATCATCACATGAGTTATACAAAAACCAATCCTTTAACAGTTTGATAGCAAGCATGCTGCTGCAGCTCAACTCTATTTTAATTGGCAGTAATGTTGTTGAAGTTTCAGATGTATCGATACTAGAAGCCACTAAAAAGGGGGATTCGTTTTATATAGAGTCAGCGGTGGGATGCTGTTTTGATTGTATAGGAAAAAGAATTGAGGATGCTTTGCCTCAGAAATCGTTGGAAATGATAAATAAAGCAGTAAGGGAAAAAGATAAGGTTTATGAAGAACAAAATTTTGTCTCATATTTTCAAAGCAGTTTAGGATCTGAAAATATTATTTTCATAAAAAACAACAAGGAGTTCAACGAACTTGAGAGGGATCTGACAGAGATTTTCTGCTCAAACATTTCCATGGCGTTTGATAATTTTTATTTAAAACAGGAGATTAATACGAGCCACAAGGAGATAATATTCACCCTTGGTGAAATTGCAGAAACCAGGTCCAATGAAACAGGATTCCATGTAAAAAGGGTTGCAGAGTATTCAAGGGTTATAGCCATAGAATCGGGGCTGTCTGAGGAAGAAGCTGAGCTAATTAGCATCGCGTCCACTATGCATGATGTTGGAAAGCTTGGAATACCAGACTCAATATTAAATAAGCCGGGAAAGCTCACTAGCGATGAATTCGAGTGCATAAAAACACATTCCTCCATAGGATATAACATGCTAAAGCATTCAAAGGGCAAGATAATTAGTGTAGCTTCTGTCATAGCACTTCAGCATCATGAAAAATATGACGGCACAGGTTATCCCAATAGATTAAGCGGTGAGGAAATCGACTTACACGCAAGAATTGTTGCCATTGCCGATGTGTTTGATGCTTTGGCTTCAAAAAGAGTTTATAAAGAGTCGTGGGATATTGAAAGAATTATAGAACTGTTCAAAAATGAGGCAGGTAAGCACTTTGACCCCAGGCTTACAGCAATTTTTCTCAATAATATTGACTACATGCTTAATATAAAAAATAGTTTTCCTGACTAG
- a CDS encoding STAS domain-containing protein — translation MSKDLNSDIILVSESITERNQIIKFNGCLVFNTAQMVKDKISKLLIDAEGYILDFSGITKIDSAGFGVIFNFMSKKPHKSPVVAVVKDTFILELFKITKVDQILPLCGSIEDAKDIIDYIMSMKTTV, via the coding sequence ATGAGTAAAGATCTGAATTCAGATATAATATTAGTTTCTGAATCGATAACAGAGAGAAATCAAATAATTAAATTTAACGGCTGTCTTGTATTCAATACAGCACAAATGGTAAAGGATAAGATCAGCAAGCTTTTGATCGATGCAGAAGGATATATACTTGATTTTTCAGGAATTACTAAGATAGATAGTGCAGGATTTGGCGTGATTTTTAACTTTATGAGTAAGAAGCCTCACAAATCACCAGTTGTGGCAGTAGTAAAGGACACGTTCATCTTAGAGCTTTTCAAAATAACAAAAGTGGACCAAATATTGCCACTTTGTGGGTCAATTGAGGATGCTAAAGATATAATTGATTATATAATGTCAATGAAGACAACAGTATAA
- a CDS encoding DUF4261 domain-containing protein → MPKGLFSQGMVVLLSEPVLFSKLEQILAEDFKLVAKNENSEQWYFGGPSVLIAYRPEVNGYITVDLVDKPWPDHMGHPEDEKMLFGAWSMGYFGPFTYPGNLSHAAQQSWLYEDGGKNAAEHKAFIRVRSSYVLGNVDNDAPVLPENYDSGHEMMFLTKVCQNILQMSEALCYFNPNGECLASDEIVDGLLERYEQAGLYPLELWANIRLFNFPDNDKWALMDTVGMGQLDTVDHEAIFIKGEFEPNEVVNFFRNTSVFYLNNKGLVFKNGEIIDGPGGIGWQGVAIEEGIAAPPRSVIRWFPADGSERPEEYLGELKNYVNKNPDDLDDDEYDEDENRSSGDDGEEKKGFFKRILGK, encoded by the coding sequence ATGCCTAAGGGATTATTTTCGCAAGGCATGGTGGTTCTTTTATCGGAACCTGTTTTATTCAGCAAACTAGAGCAAATTCTTGCAGAGGACTTCAAACTTGTAGCCAAAAACGAGAATTCTGAGCAGTGGTATTTTGGAGGCCCTAGTGTTTTGATTGCGTATCGCCCTGAAGTTAATGGATATATAACGGTTGATTTGGTGGACAAACCTTGGCCGGATCATATGGGTCATCCTGAAGATGAAAAGATGCTCTTTGGTGCATGGTCAATGGGCTACTTTGGTCCATTTACTTATCCTGGAAACCTAAGTCATGCAGCTCAGCAGTCATGGCTTTATGAGGATGGGGGCAAAAATGCGGCAGAGCATAAGGCTTTTATAAGAGTTCGCTCAAGTTATGTCTTAGGCAACGTAGACAATGATGCACCTGTTTTGCCAGAAAACTATGATTCAGGTCACGAGATGATGTTTTTAACTAAGGTTTGCCAAAATATACTTCAGATGTCTGAAGCGTTGTGCTATTTTAATCCTAATGGTGAATGTCTGGCTTCTGACGAAATAGTTGACGGTCTTTTGGAAAGATACGAACAAGCAGGTCTCTATCCCCTCGAATTATGGGCGAATATTCGTTTGTTTAATTTTCCTGATAATGACAAATGGGCGTTAATGGATACAGTGGGTATGGGGCAGCTTGATACAGTGGATCACGAGGCTATATTTATTAAGGGTGAATTTGAGCCCAATGAAGTCGTAAACTTTTTCAGAAACACTTCTGTATTTTACCTTAATAATAAGGGACTTGTTTTTAAAAATGGAGAGATAATTGATGGGCCAGGCGGCATAGGCTGGCAGGGCGTAGCTATTGAAGAGGGTATTGCAGCTCCGCCAAGATCGGTCATAAGATGGTTTCCTGCTGATGGAAGCGAAAGACCTGAAGAATACTTGGGTGAGCTTAAAAATTATGTAAATAAAAACCCTGATGATTTGGATGATGACGAATATGATGAAGATGAGAATCGGTCATCGGGTGATGATGGTGAAGAAAAAAAGGGATTCTTTAAAAGAATACTAGGAAAATAA
- a CDS encoding response regulator: protein MGSSSLKILVCDDSILIRKKLKDYLVDCGCEVLEALDGQKAVDMYKEEKPDLVFMDIVMPVKTGIQATEEIIQFDKHAKVVIASSSGTKTHLKQALEAGAYEFVQKPIDETQVKNIIANFKKED from the coding sequence ATGGGTTCTAGTTCGTTAAAAATTCTTGTTTGTGATGACTCTATTTTAATCAGAAAAAAGCTTAAGGACTACTTGGTGGATTGTGGTTGTGAAGTTCTTGAAGCATTGGATGGACAAAAGGCTGTGGATATGTACAAGGAAGAGAAGCCAGACTTGGTATTTATGGATATTGTAATGCCCGTTAAAACCGGTATACAGGCAACTGAAGAAATAATACAGTTTGATAAACATGCTAAGGTAGTAATTGCATCCTCGTCAGGTACAAAAACTCATTTAAAGCAAGCCCTTGAAGCAGGGGCATATGAATTTGTCCAGAAACCTATTGATGAAACCCAGGTAAAGAACATTATTGCTAACTTTAAAAAGGAGGACTAA
- a CDS encoding CotH kinase family protein translates to MKKKMSCLLTIAMLTSLVPQAGPAVTAEAGQALFINEVMSSNTDTLRDGDVDDPSYGSLGGAYSDWIEIYNSGTEPIDLTGYTLSDSSAKWSFPKGTVPAKGYLLVWASDKNKIAKDGQMHTNFKLSTSGELITLKKPDGTIIDSVTTAALGDNGSYGRKSDGSSEWVIFSKSTPNKSNVYSNATVLVKEPLFSHKGGFYNEGIDLKLSTDQEGIKIYYTLDGSDPVPGAEGTYLYENGISIRSRVGEPNVLSMISNISNDQWNKWQKPIGEVFKCSTIRAASIREDGTKSKIITHTYFIDPNMKDRYNLPVISLVTDRDNLFDDTTGIYVNENFENKGDAWERPVHIEFFEKDGTLAFSQNSGMRINGGYSRKIPQKSFRLYADHGYDDTNKFKYEVFPGLKKKATGKKLDSFQRLILRNTANDIGWTGVMFRDAMMQSLVSHLSIDTQAYRPSVVFLDGEFWGIYNIRERYDSEYLASHYNLDKDKAVILDVWEYPSVQEGKPGDEKPYINDIINYLKTNSIAEQTTYDYINTKMDIKNYIEYNVSEIFFGNYDWPGNNLSVWRYKTDDGKYHPEAPYGQDGRWRWLLRDTDFGFGLYEKSVTFDTLSFATADKPEEGDFAYANQPWAVFLLKTLLKNTDFRNDFINCFADQLNTSFDPKRVKQRIDECKSAIEKAMPEQSRRWRVIDMVSSYPGGLTWDSNLQYIKSYADKRPSAVREHIINKFKNDGVTGTSQININTDMSAGFVRINSIDIKSTTPGITTPSNWSGTYFNGVPVTLKAIPTAGYKFDHWEGVPGAASTADTITFTPSANLNITAVFKPENTVPTPSPTSVTSFKLTGYVNPDILSSSPNIKEGFKVELVGKGISASTNSEGFFEINSVPENLTGYTVRISKDNYLAREIENVVIKEDRLLFAKSSPANIWAGDILIDGIQDNSINMKDVIQIAKSFNSVAGSETYNLNADLNRDNSVNMADIVAIAKHFNATSSSYNQ, encoded by the coding sequence ATGAAAAAGAAGATGTCATGTTTATTAACTATTGCAATGCTGACATCATTAGTACCACAGGCGGGTCCGGCAGTTACAGCTGAGGCAGGACAAGCACTCTTTATTAATGAGGTAATGTCTTCTAACACCGATACCCTAAGGGACGGTGACGTGGATGATCCTAGCTACGGAAGCCTTGGCGGAGCTTATTCGGACTGGATTGAAATTTACAATTCCGGAACAGAGCCTATTGATTTAACGGGATATACACTATCCGACTCATCTGCCAAATGGAGCTTTCCAAAAGGCACTGTACCTGCAAAAGGTTATCTTCTTGTATGGGCATCTGACAAAAACAAAATCGCGAAAGACGGCCAAATGCATACCAATTTTAAGCTAAGCACATCCGGAGAACTTATAACATTAAAAAAACCTGACGGTACTATTATCGACAGTGTTACAACGGCTGCTTTAGGGGATAATGGGTCCTATGGACGAAAATCTGATGGGTCTTCCGAGTGGGTTATATTTTCCAAATCAACTCCCAACAAATCCAATGTTTACTCAAACGCAACAGTACTGGTTAAAGAGCCCCTCTTTTCCCACAAGGGAGGATTTTACAATGAAGGTATTGACCTTAAGCTTTCAACCGATCAGGAAGGGATTAAGATATACTATACCTTAGATGGCTCTGATCCTGTGCCTGGAGCTGAAGGGACATATTTGTACGAAAATGGAATAAGCATACGAAGCAGGGTTGGAGAACCTAATGTTCTTTCAATGATATCCAATATATCCAATGATCAATGGAATAAGTGGCAGAAGCCAATCGGAGAAGTTTTTAAATGCTCCACAATAAGGGCAGCATCTATCAGAGAAGACGGCACAAAAAGCAAAATAATAACTCATACATATTTCATTGATCCCAATATGAAGGACAGATACAACTTACCGGTAATATCTCTTGTTACCGACAGGGATAATCTATTTGATGATACTACAGGAATTTATGTAAACGAAAATTTTGAAAATAAAGGTGATGCATGGGAAAGACCTGTACATATTGAGTTTTTCGAAAAGGACGGAACACTTGCTTTCTCTCAGAACAGCGGTATGAGGATTAACGGCGGCTATTCCCGTAAAATTCCACAAAAGTCTTTCAGATTATATGCAGATCACGGATATGACGATACAAACAAATTTAAGTATGAAGTTTTTCCAGGGCTAAAAAAGAAAGCAACCGGAAAAAAGCTAGACAGCTTTCAACGCCTTATCCTCAGGAATACTGCAAATGATATCGGATGGACAGGCGTTATGTTCAGAGACGCCATGATGCAGAGCCTTGTTTCACACCTGAGTATTGATACCCAAGCCTATAGACCCTCAGTAGTATTTTTGGATGGCGAGTTTTGGGGTATTTATAACATTCGTGAACGTTATGACAGTGAATATTTAGCTTCTCATTACAATCTTGATAAAGATAAAGCAGTTATTCTTGACGTATGGGAATATCCCAGTGTTCAGGAGGGAAAACCTGGAGATGAGAAACCTTATATCAATGATATAATAAATTATCTAAAAACCAATTCAATAGCAGAGCAAACTACATATGACTATATAAATACTAAAATGGATATCAAAAATTATATAGAGTATAACGTATCGGAAATTTTCTTTGGAAATTATGACTGGCCGGGAAACAATTTAAGTGTTTGGAGATATAAAACCGATGACGGCAAGTATCATCCTGAGGCACCATACGGTCAGGACGGAAGATGGAGATGGCTTTTGAGAGATACGGATTTCGGATTTGGCTTATATGAAAAAAGCGTGACTTTTGATACACTGAGCTTTGCTACCGCAGATAAGCCTGAGGAAGGTGACTTTGCCTATGCAAATCAGCCATGGGCAGTATTTCTTCTTAAGACCTTATTAAAAAATACCGATTTCCGAAATGATTTTATAAATTGCTTTGCTGATCAATTAAATACATCTTTTGACCCAAAAAGAGTCAAACAAAGAATAGATGAGTGCAAATCTGCAATTGAAAAAGCAATGCCGGAGCAAAGCAGAAGATGGAGAGTTATAGATATGGTTAGCTCCTATCCTGGAGGCCTGACATGGGACAGCAACCTCCAGTATATTAAATCATATGCTGATAAAAGGCCTTCCGCCGTGAGGGAACATATAATAAACAAATTCAAAAACGATGGTGTAACAGGAACATCTCAAATCAACATAAATACAGATATGTCAGCAGGTTTTGTTAGGATTAATTCAATCGATATAAAATCAACTACTCCTGGGATTACCACTCCCTCAAACTGGTCAGGTACATACTTTAACGGAGTTCCTGTGACCTTAAAGGCAATCCCAACTGCCGGTTATAAATTTGATCATTGGGAAGGAGTACCAGGTGCTGCATCAACAGCAGATACCATAACCTTTACCCCCTCGGCGAACTTGAATATAACAGCTGTTTTCAAACCCGAAAATACTGTTCCTACACCCTCGCCTACATCAGTTACCAGTTTTAAACTCACCGGTTATGTAAACCCGGACATTTTGTCAAGTTCACCAAACATTAAAGAAGGGTTCAAAGTAGAATTGGTAGGTAAGGGAATATCAGCCAGCACAAATTCAGAGGGATTTTTCGAGATTAATAGTGTTCCCGAGAACCTTACCGGGTATACAGTGAGGATTAGCAAAGACAACTATCTTGCAAGAGAAATTGAGAATGTTGTCATAAAAGAGGACAGGCTCCTTTTTGCAAAATCAAGCCCTGCAAATATCTGGGCCGGCGATATTCTTATTGATGGCATTCAGGATAACAGTATAAATATGAAGGATGTTATCCAGATAGCAAAATCATTCAACTCTGTTGCCGGAAGCGAAACATATAACTTAAACGCTGATTTGAACAGGGACAATTCAGTCAATATGGCTGACATTGTCGCAATAGCCAAGCATTTTAATGCGACTTCGTCAAGTTACAATCAGTAG
- a CDS encoding SHOCT domain-containing protein, protein MNIEKKDPGIQYIVSKHILKHLLLKGVITEDEYNRINNENIKSLEQ, encoded by the coding sequence ATGAATATCGAGAAGAAAGATCCAGGTATTCAATATATTGTATCAAAGCATATTTTAAAACACTTGCTTTTAAAGGGTGTCATTACAGAGGATGAATACAACCGTATCAATAATGAAAATATAAAAAGCCTGGAACAGTAA
- a CDS encoding Ig-like domain repeat protein: MTKKRAAILFVVMLLALSMPVIIFGESYSESDIMGDGMTFTYDSDENPWTEDELQLLRRAVNDFYPETLKVFGRPFMIMTVNIAKDPNLSSDGVFEENTIKLKGLNDLSVVLNQMLYMFRGGCRVKLDSFDKGMVSAAARVILERLPQYRDCIKPGNIYYEALNSEIIGGNYRDGLDPRLHDELCSYAWNKVYMENEEFFGWFNVALYQKYMYDSEIINSEDRLIELAEEVQETVEGMKFNEWYERQGCLKGKPAKGIFMNQYPIMDKLAVPQLFHRYDYNRTILRDYESLAWEVTDCYGDELISGNSTEGDNLEDIGEKLGSIGYRGRIKVKYKAEYSGNIIEDVFYQYWDTKTEDLGVFGVLPDSNNGIIRFYTEDDRCIEANVLNGAFTAPELRDIKGKMVTVFNDLNGNVFEKRFNKYEGDYFLLLAPPAPLGLSVSHENGIVKLQWSGELGIDLYKVKRSTAPGGEYVTIADNIAGVGELVTFTDSVADDIKYFYTVSAISGGNESLSSPAKTWGELYNTSIYLTRNGQYYTVGNPVALGVDVISKEGFSPTGSVIFRDGDLIVGEAQLQPFDNNRSRAYITLTFNSIGAHRVVAEYIGNDILQNSTSEVHELLIEKPEMYINLSFVPYISVPGQPVVLTAIVSGTYNELPKGTVTFNAGSMILGKSKLTPLSSGNKAMAQIEVSSLPEGKHLISLDYSGDESYQVVSSAMEHLVSDKFTVTETSLKSNYNPIPYSESVMLKAVVKSLDGQVKSGRVVFRDLDEVLGTAHLVPVEGADYSEAVLEKRINFVGVHHLTAEYQEGDTYAGSVGSLDLLLVSKERKSIELSTLNDSQSGEQILSAELTWTQKEVFPTGKVIFKDGDTVIGEAPFLRVDEREATATLKLKGLIPGLHNITAVYNGDICFDGSSDSEEIAVTAPVKKKYKISGYLESDSNEELSGFSVQIQGTGYYAVTNSNGYFELADVNESDEGCSIKISKAGHLYRIIALEKLNEDLEIGSESSRIQIWGGDIDQDGTINMKGRYHDSQVV; the protein is encoded by the coding sequence ATGACTAAAAAGAGAGCAGCAATTTTATTTGTAGTTATGCTTCTTGCATTAAGCATGCCAGTAATTATTTTTGGGGAATCATACAGCGAAAGCGACATAATGGGTGACGGTATGACGTTTACTTATGACTCTGATGAGAATCCCTGGACTGAAGACGAGCTTCAGCTACTAAGAAGGGCAGTTAATGATTTTTATCCTGAGACCCTAAAAGTTTTTGGTAGACCGTTTATGATAATGACAGTCAATATAGCTAAGGACCCCAATTTGAGTTCGGATGGAGTTTTTGAGGAAAATACAATAAAACTCAAGGGTTTAAATGACTTGTCGGTAGTCCTAAATCAAATGCTTTATATGTTCCGTGGTGGGTGCAGAGTAAAGCTGGACAGCTTTGACAAAGGTATGGTGTCTGCTGCAGCAAGAGTAATTTTAGAAAGGCTTCCTCAATACAGAGACTGTATAAAACCCGGTAATATTTATTATGAAGCTTTGAATAGTGAAATAATAGGGGGTAACTATAGAGACGGGCTTGACCCAAGGTTGCATGATGAGTTATGTAGTTATGCGTGGAACAAGGTTTATATGGAGAATGAAGAATTTTTTGGATGGTTCAATGTTGCCTTGTATCAAAAATATATGTATGATAGCGAAATTATAAATTCGGAGGATAGGCTGATCGAGCTGGCAGAAGAAGTCCAGGAGACTGTTGAAGGAATGAAGTTTAATGAATGGTACGAAAGACAGGGATGCTTGAAGGGAAAACCTGCAAAGGGTATTTTTATGAATCAATACCCAATTATGGATAAGTTAGCAGTGCCACAGTTATTTCACCGATATGATTACAATAGGACTATTCTGAGGGATTATGAAAGTCTTGCTTGGGAAGTTACAGATTGCTACGGGGACGAATTAATTTCAGGAAACAGCACTGAGGGAGATAACTTGGAGGATATAGGAGAAAAATTAGGTTCCATTGGCTATAGAGGCAGAATAAAAGTTAAATATAAAGCAGAATATTCCGGTAATATTATTGAAGATGTTTTTTATCAGTATTGGGATACAAAAACAGAAGATTTGGGGGTCTTTGGAGTTTTGCCCGACTCTAACAACGGGATAATCAGGTTTTATACTGAGGATGACAGGTGTATAGAAGCTAATGTTTTGAACGGTGCTTTTACAGCTCCGGAGCTTAGGGATATAAAGGGTAAAATGGTTACTGTATTTAATGACTTAAACGGCAATGTATTTGAAAAAAGATTCAATAAATATGAAGGAGATTATTTTCTCTTACTGGCACCTCCTGCTCCGCTTGGCCTAAGCGTTAGTCATGAAAACGGTATTGTGAAGCTCCAATGGTCGGGAGAGCTTGGAATAGACTTATACAAAGTAAAAAGAAGCACAGCACCTGGAGGAGAATATGTTACTATAGCTGATAATATTGCCGGTGTTGGAGAGTTGGTTACTTTTACAGATTCTGTGGCTGATGATATCAAATATTTTTATACTGTGTCGGCAATAAGCGGAGGTAATGAAAGCCTCAGCAGTCCTGCAAAGACATGGGGCGAACTGTACAATACATCGATATATTTAACAAGAAATGGACAATACTATACAGTAGGTAACCCAGTTGCACTTGGAGTAGATGTTATTTCTAAAGAGGGATTCTCTCCAACCGGCAGCGTAATTTTCAGAGACGGTGATTTAATAGTAGGCGAGGCACAGCTACAGCCTTTTGATAATAATCGTTCAAGAGCATACATAACATTAACTTTTAATTCTATTGGTGCACATAGAGTTGTAGCAGAATATATCGGAAATGACATACTCCAAAATAGTACTTCAGAAGTACATGAGTTATTAATTGAGAAGCCTGAGATGTATATAAACTTATCATTCGTTCCGTATATTTCGGTGCCGGGTCAGCCTGTAGTTTTAACAGCCATTGTATCCGGAACATATAATGAGCTGCCTAAAGGCACTGTTACCTTCAATGCTGGGAGTATGATACTTGGCAAATCCAAATTGACTCCGCTGTCAAGTGGCAATAAGGCTATGGCTCAAATAGAAGTAAGCTCATTGCCCGAAGGTAAACACTTAATATCGCTAGATTATTCGGGAGACGAAAGTTATCAAGTAGTTTCATCTGCAATGGAACACTTGGTTAGCGATAAGTTTACAGTTACAGAGACCTCATTAAAGAGTAATTATAATCCCATACCTTATAGTGAGTCGGTTATGTTAAAGGCTGTAGTAAAGAGCTTAGATGGACAGGTTAAAAGCGGAAGGGTTGTATTCAGAGATCTTGATGAGGTTCTTGGGACTGCACATCTAGTGCCTGTGGAGGGTGCAGACTATTCAGAGGCGGTGCTTGAAAAGAGAATAAATTTTGTAGGTGTTCATCATCTAACTGCAGAATATCAGGAGGGTGATACCTATGCAGGAAGTGTGGGAAGTTTGGACCTGCTGCTTGTCAGCAAAGAGCGTAAATCTATAGAATTAAGTACCCTTAACGATTCTCAGTCAGGTGAACAGATTTTATCTGCTGAATTAACTTGGACACAAAAAGAGGTGTTTCCTACCGGAAAAGTAATATTTAAAGACGGAGATACAGTTATAGGAGAGGCTCCTTTCCTAAGGGTAGATGAAAGAGAGGCTACAGCAACCTTGAAGCTTAAAGGCCTTATACCTGGGCTGCATAACATAACAGCGGTTTATAACGGGGATATATGCTTTGATGGTTCTTCTGATTCAGAGGAGATTGCAGTTACTGCTCCTGTAAAAAAGAAGTATAAGATATCGGGTTATTTGGAATCAGATTCCAATGAAGAGCTCTCAGGATTTTCGGTACAAATCCAAGGAACTGGTTATTATGCTGTTACAAATTCCAACGGGTATTTTGAATTAGCAGATGTTAATGAAAGTGATGAAGGCTGCTCAATTAAAATAAGTAAAGCCGGGCATTTATACAGGATAATTGCTTTAGAAAAGCTCAATGAGGATTTGGAGATTGGCAGCGAATCCTCCAGGATTCAAATATGGGGCGGTGATATTGATCAGGATGGAACAATTAACATGAAGGGACGTTATCATGATAGCCAGGTTGTTTAA
- a CDS encoding helix-turn-helix transcriptional regulator: MSTELGKYIESIRTQMELSQRQLAERAGISNTEVWRIETGQRKNPTPAVLRALAPHLEVPYEELLIKAGYIEETIDHSGYTEKVFRDDKGNVVDILRRAKEMYEKDSDWANIAYRISKELSEDDISAIKAVAKSLLNKKKKK; this comes from the coding sequence ATGTCAACAGAACTCGGGAAATATATCGAATCCATAAGGACCCAAATGGAGTTATCCCAGCGTCAGCTTGCTGAAAGGGCAGGAATAAGCAATACTGAAGTCTGGAGAATTGAGACAGGCCAAAGAAAAAATCCTACACCTGCTGTGCTTAGGGCACTAGCTCCTCATTTAGAGGTACCTTATGAAGAACTATTGATAAAAGCGGGTTATATAGAAGAAACAATTGATCATTCAGGATATACCGAAAAGGTATTCAGGGATGATAAGGGAAATGTAGTAGATATATTACGACGGGCTAAGGAAATGTACGAGAAGGACAGCGACTGGGCAAATATTGCCTATAGGATATCCAAAGAGCTGTCGGAAGATGACATATCCGCAATAAAAGCCGTTGCAAAGTCCCTTTTGAATAAAAAAAAGAAGAAATGA